In Solea senegalensis isolate Sse05_10M linkage group LG6, IFAPA_SoseM_1, whole genome shotgun sequence, one genomic interval encodes:
- the LOC122771501 gene encoding up-regulator of cell proliferation-like isoform X1 translates to MSVNEKSVLSKFHDNDLSEMSAGQKDKGKRLKTPWSTSSGCSNAMSDQSMENPIGFQSKHVKKSGSTSSVCETEMSSVDVSLHLRKQRTPSLSSGCLSVRSGQSMENPLGFKSQQGKRPDSDYFAYETDLSSTDSCGTETEEEVVCDMCGTAAAVKICLTCNISYCECHVRHHYTVEALQRHTLKDVCREAEEKRCRHFQRSLDFFCRTDQIPVCCICVRTNHRGHDVVLQRAEPAASQTSWGKEYKHISQPATVVPPPGKIEFLLVESNSVVLSWGLPKGLEGRGSFQLQWSSLKREEGSLVIKDFNKIEINNLQLGQKYFFSVATEDEDGNLSEWITASVFTAVPRPRHLTKGHAEATAFSLKWSKADGMEGNPHQFLITVTSPGKMPLAIHTKDCYKMFSDLEPETEYTISVSTVLNNQCSKPASITIHTEPSLREVLSKIGLEEQYDNKLTLSTILEINKDDVSENKLQSAKSLPGAFVKKLKVLNANARSVKCVLYDADADKNNAINPLDLITALLLCSDAFLQQSIVLKMALCQFAIPLLLPNSETREMTLMLWAMREIVQTFRPSQQALQKLNCEERIVYTDIPLVSFVRLGRTALSKSLILNKLLSNTQQYHDRFYHRNMVCGDVPRRISDGLVEISWYLPCGNRTIDKFMKPLAVANLRGDIRAFDKQFSFLCQTSAIVYIFCTESEIDYLKCLEGKEMKANVILISSTVEKMFTLKMMTKFKDLKMTNVSQKKKTDIELTKALQESISKTLEKCQNIMSVEHQAERARWCEILVDEDSDECKSARNNVEQITKHVTNISDFKDTQLPFQGNIWKAISWIETECWRMRKAGTQNPEVYKRSLKTKQKELKRKQQRFEMTAAGLSFLHGVVTSEVQRCYFMKWLEIELDNLSRHHLSSLQDQYKMLLQESPIKTEKIDKIDKQISVCSLHLEHFFRECGQLYECVSYLPEYSRQRKTIEQLPGLYAQMLLDGFPLELVDGDAANIPTKWIHDVLTELHDLMHSNSKLKVITVIGAENVGKSTLLNTIFGVRFAVGKATCTKGAFIQLLNVNEDVRDEVGCDCIVLIDTEGLKPQQMVQEDHSHERDKEVASLGVALSDVTIVCVPGDDSSKKDVLKMVLQAFTRLKGVGNRPFCHFVHVNMSVVERKKKDKELVEQLDEIISEDAAMKKANVMKISDVMEFDADNCSWYIPPLWRWSPPMAPVSVDYSETVFSLKKRLIEDLTNCKQRGDLTHFISRIENYWKSV, encoded by the exons AGGGAAGAGACCAGATTCTGACTATTTCGCCTATGAGACAGATTTGTCTTCAACGGACAGTTGTGGTACAGAAAC agaagaggaggtAGTCTGTGATATGTGTGGCACGGCTGCCGCTGTGAAAATCTGCCTGACCTGCAACATTTCCTACTGTGAATGCCATGTCCGCCACCACTACACCGTGGAAGCCCTGCAGAGGCACACACTGAAAGACGTGTGTCGCGAAGCTGAGGAGAAACGTTGTCGGCACTTCCAAAGGTCTCTAGATTTCTTCTGTAGAACTGATCAGATTCCGGTGTGCTGCATTTGTGTCCGAACAAATCACAGAGGACATGACGTTGTTTTGCAGAGGGCGGAGCCAGCAGCGAGTCAG ACATCTTGGGGTAAAGAATACAAACACATCAGTCAACCTGCTACAG TGGTGCCCCCTCCTGGGAAAATTGAGTTCCTGTTAGTGGAGTCAAACTCTGTGGTCCTGAGCTGGGGCCTCCCAAAAGGACTGGAGGGGCGTGGGAGCTTCCAACTGCAGTGGAGCTCGTtaaagagggaggaaggaagctTGGTCATCAAGGATTTcaataaaattgaaataaacAACCTTCAACTCGGACAAAAGTATTTCTTCAGTGTGGCCACAGAGGACGAGGACGGCAATTTGAGTGAGTGGATCACAGCATCTGTTTTCACAG CGGTGCCACGTCCTCGACACCTAACAAAAGGACATGCAGAGGCCACGGCTTTTTCCTTGAAATGGTCTAAAGCAGACGGCATGGAGGGAAATCCACATCAGTTCCTTATAACTGTCACAAGTCCTGGGAAAATGCCGTTAGCAATACACACGAAGGATTGCTACAAAATGTTCTCAGATCTGGAACCAGAAACAGAGTACACTATATCTGTGTCAACGGTGTTGAACAATCAGTGCAGTAAACCGGCCTCTATCACTATACATACAG AGCCCAGTCTCAGGGAGGTGCTATCAAAGATTGGACTTGAAGAGCAATATGACAACAAGCTCACACTCAGTACCATCCTGGAGATAAATAAAGACGATGTTTCAGAGAATAAACTTCAAAGTGCAAAGTCACTTCCTGGGGCCTTTGTGAAGAAACTTAAGGTGTTGAATGCAAATGCTAGAAGTGTCAAATGTGTGTTGTATGATGCAGACGCAGACAAGAACAATGCCATCAACCCCCTGGATCTGATTACTGCACTGTTGCTCTGTTCAGATGCTTTTCTTCAGCAGAGCATAGTTCTAAAAATGGCACTCTGCCAGTTCGCCATCCCTCTCCTGCTGCCCAACAGTGAAACGAGAGAAATGACATTGATGTTGTGGGCCATGCGTGAAATAGTCCAAACCTTCCGACCTTCACAGCAGGCACTCCAAAAGTTAAACTGTGAGGAAAGAATTGTGTATACTGACATTCCTTTGGTGTCATTCGTCCGGCTGGGGAGGACAGCCCTATCCAAGTCTTTGATCTTGAACAAACTGCTCAGTAACACCCAGCAGTACCATGACAGATTTTATCATCGTAACATGGTGTGTGGTGATGTTCCCAGGAGGATTTCAGACGGGCTAGTTGAAATCAGCTGGTATCTCCCATGTGGAAACAGGACCATTGACAAATTCATGAAGCCACTGGCTGTTGCAAACCTCAGAGGAGACATCAGGGCTTTTGACAAACAATTCTCATTCCTCTGTCAAACATCGGCCATTGTTTACATCTTCTGTACTGAATCAGAAATTGATTACTTAAAGTGTCTGGAAGGGAAGGAAATGAAAGCAAATGTCATCCTGATTAGCAGCACAGTGGAGAAAATGTTTACGCTGAAAATGATGACgaaatttaaagatttaaagatgacaaatgtTAGCCAGAAGAAAAAGACTGACATAGAGTTGACAAAAGCTCTCCAGGAATCAATCTCTAAGACACTAGAAAAGTGCCAAAACATAATGTCTGTTGAACATCAGGCTGAAAGAGCTCGCTGGTGTGAAATCCTGGTTGACGAGGACAGCGATGAATGCAAGAGTGCCCGGAACAATGTGGAACAAATAACCAAACATGTAACCAACATCTCTGATTTCAAGGACACACAACTGCCATTTCAAGGAAACATTTGGAAAGCGATCTCATGGATTGAAACAGAGTGCTGGAGAATGAGGAAAGCTGGCACCCAGAACCCTGAAGTCTACAAGAGgtctttgaaaacaaaacaaaaagagcttAAAAGGAAGCAGCAAAGATTTGAGATGACAGCTGCAGGGTTGAGCTTCCTTCATGGGGTGGTCACCTCAGAGGTTCAGCGCTGCTATTTCATGAAATGGCTGGAAATAGAATTGGACAATCTGTCCCGGCACCATCTGTCATCTCTGCAGGATCAATACAAAATGCTGCTCCAGGAGTCtccaataaaaactgaaaagatTGACAAAATTGACAAGCAAATTTCTGTTTGTTCTCTGCACCTTGAGCACTTTTTTCGTGAGTGTGGGCAGCTGTATGAGTGTGTGAGCTACCTGCCAGAATACAGCCGTCAGAGAAAGACCATTGAACAGCTCCCTGGACTGTATGCTCAGATGCTGCTGGATGGTTTCCCTCTTGAACTTGTTGATGGAGATGCAGCAAATATCCCCACGAAATGGATCCATGACGTACTTACTGAGCTGCATGACTTAATGCATTCCAACAGTAAGCTCAAAGTCATTACAGTGATCGGAGCTGAGAATGTAGGGAAATCAACTCTGCTCAACACAATATTTGGAGTCAGGTTTGCTGTTGGTAAAGCAACGTGCACCAAAGGGGCATTTATTCAGCTGCTAAATGTCAACGAAGACGTGAGGGATGAAGTCGGATGTGACTGCATCGTGCTCATCGACACCGAGGGACTTAAACCACAACAGATGGTTCAAGAGGATCACAGCCATGAACGTGACAAGGAGGTAGCGAGCCTCGGTGTGGCACTCAGTGACGTCACAATCGTCTGTGTTCCCGGGGACGACTCCAGCAAGAAGGATGTCTTAAAGATGGTGCTGCAGGCTTTCACGAGGTTGAAGGGCGTGGGCAACCGgccattttgtcattttgtacaTGTTAACATGTCTGTTgtagagaggaagaagaaagacaaagagctGGTAGAGCAACTTGATGAAATAATCAGTGAGGACGCAGCAATGAAAAAGGCCAACGTCATGAAGATCTCAGATGTGATGGAGTTTGACGCAGACAATTGCAGCTGGTACATTCCTCCACTTTGGCGTTGGTCTCCACCCATGGCTCCTGTCAGTGTTGACTACAGTGagactgttttttctttgaaaaaacGACTGATAGAGGACCTCACTAATTGCAAACAAAGAGGGGACTTGACACACTTTATCAGCAGGATAGAAAACTATTGGAAGtctgtgtga
- the LOC122771501 gene encoding up-regulator of cell proliferation-like isoform X2 — protein sequence MSSVDVSLHLRKQRTPSLSSGCLSVRSGQSMENPLGFKSQQGKRPDSDYFAYETDLSSTDSCGTETEEEVVCDMCGTAAAVKICLTCNISYCECHVRHHYTVEALQRHTLKDVCREAEEKRCRHFQRSLDFFCRTDQIPVCCICVRTNHRGHDVVLQRAEPAASQTSWGKEYKHISQPATVVPPPGKIEFLLVESNSVVLSWGLPKGLEGRGSFQLQWSSLKREEGSLVIKDFNKIEINNLQLGQKYFFSVATEDEDGNLSEWITASVFTAVPRPRHLTKGHAEATAFSLKWSKADGMEGNPHQFLITVTSPGKMPLAIHTKDCYKMFSDLEPETEYTISVSTVLNNQCSKPASITIHTEPSLREVLSKIGLEEQYDNKLTLSTILEINKDDVSENKLQSAKSLPGAFVKKLKVLNANARSVKCVLYDADADKNNAINPLDLITALLLCSDAFLQQSIVLKMALCQFAIPLLLPNSETREMTLMLWAMREIVQTFRPSQQALQKLNCEERIVYTDIPLVSFVRLGRTALSKSLILNKLLSNTQQYHDRFYHRNMVCGDVPRRISDGLVEISWYLPCGNRTIDKFMKPLAVANLRGDIRAFDKQFSFLCQTSAIVYIFCTESEIDYLKCLEGKEMKANVILISSTVEKMFTLKMMTKFKDLKMTNVSQKKKTDIELTKALQESISKTLEKCQNIMSVEHQAERARWCEILVDEDSDECKSARNNVEQITKHVTNISDFKDTQLPFQGNIWKAISWIETECWRMRKAGTQNPEVYKRSLKTKQKELKRKQQRFEMTAAGLSFLHGVVTSEVQRCYFMKWLEIELDNLSRHHLSSLQDQYKMLLQESPIKTEKIDKIDKQISVCSLHLEHFFRECGQLYECVSYLPEYSRQRKTIEQLPGLYAQMLLDGFPLELVDGDAANIPTKWIHDVLTELHDLMHSNSKLKVITVIGAENVGKSTLLNTIFGVRFAVGKATCTKGAFIQLLNVNEDVRDEVGCDCIVLIDTEGLKPQQMVQEDHSHERDKEVASLGVALSDVTIVCVPGDDSSKKDVLKMVLQAFTRLKGVGNRPFCHFVHVNMSVVERKKKDKELVEQLDEIISEDAAMKKANVMKISDVMEFDADNCSWYIPPLWRWSPPMAPVSVDYSETVFSLKKRLIEDLTNCKQRGDLTHFISRIENYWKSV from the exons AGGGAAGAGACCAGATTCTGACTATTTCGCCTATGAGACAGATTTGTCTTCAACGGACAGTTGTGGTACAGAAAC agaagaggaggtAGTCTGTGATATGTGTGGCACGGCTGCCGCTGTGAAAATCTGCCTGACCTGCAACATTTCCTACTGTGAATGCCATGTCCGCCACCACTACACCGTGGAAGCCCTGCAGAGGCACACACTGAAAGACGTGTGTCGCGAAGCTGAGGAGAAACGTTGTCGGCACTTCCAAAGGTCTCTAGATTTCTTCTGTAGAACTGATCAGATTCCGGTGTGCTGCATTTGTGTCCGAACAAATCACAGAGGACATGACGTTGTTTTGCAGAGGGCGGAGCCAGCAGCGAGTCAG ACATCTTGGGGTAAAGAATACAAACACATCAGTCAACCTGCTACAG TGGTGCCCCCTCCTGGGAAAATTGAGTTCCTGTTAGTGGAGTCAAACTCTGTGGTCCTGAGCTGGGGCCTCCCAAAAGGACTGGAGGGGCGTGGGAGCTTCCAACTGCAGTGGAGCTCGTtaaagagggaggaaggaagctTGGTCATCAAGGATTTcaataaaattgaaataaacAACCTTCAACTCGGACAAAAGTATTTCTTCAGTGTGGCCACAGAGGACGAGGACGGCAATTTGAGTGAGTGGATCACAGCATCTGTTTTCACAG CGGTGCCACGTCCTCGACACCTAACAAAAGGACATGCAGAGGCCACGGCTTTTTCCTTGAAATGGTCTAAAGCAGACGGCATGGAGGGAAATCCACATCAGTTCCTTATAACTGTCACAAGTCCTGGGAAAATGCCGTTAGCAATACACACGAAGGATTGCTACAAAATGTTCTCAGATCTGGAACCAGAAACAGAGTACACTATATCTGTGTCAACGGTGTTGAACAATCAGTGCAGTAAACCGGCCTCTATCACTATACATACAG AGCCCAGTCTCAGGGAGGTGCTATCAAAGATTGGACTTGAAGAGCAATATGACAACAAGCTCACACTCAGTACCATCCTGGAGATAAATAAAGACGATGTTTCAGAGAATAAACTTCAAAGTGCAAAGTCACTTCCTGGGGCCTTTGTGAAGAAACTTAAGGTGTTGAATGCAAATGCTAGAAGTGTCAAATGTGTGTTGTATGATGCAGACGCAGACAAGAACAATGCCATCAACCCCCTGGATCTGATTACTGCACTGTTGCTCTGTTCAGATGCTTTTCTTCAGCAGAGCATAGTTCTAAAAATGGCACTCTGCCAGTTCGCCATCCCTCTCCTGCTGCCCAACAGTGAAACGAGAGAAATGACATTGATGTTGTGGGCCATGCGTGAAATAGTCCAAACCTTCCGACCTTCACAGCAGGCACTCCAAAAGTTAAACTGTGAGGAAAGAATTGTGTATACTGACATTCCTTTGGTGTCATTCGTCCGGCTGGGGAGGACAGCCCTATCCAAGTCTTTGATCTTGAACAAACTGCTCAGTAACACCCAGCAGTACCATGACAGATTTTATCATCGTAACATGGTGTGTGGTGATGTTCCCAGGAGGATTTCAGACGGGCTAGTTGAAATCAGCTGGTATCTCCCATGTGGAAACAGGACCATTGACAAATTCATGAAGCCACTGGCTGTTGCAAACCTCAGAGGAGACATCAGGGCTTTTGACAAACAATTCTCATTCCTCTGTCAAACATCGGCCATTGTTTACATCTTCTGTACTGAATCAGAAATTGATTACTTAAAGTGTCTGGAAGGGAAGGAAATGAAAGCAAATGTCATCCTGATTAGCAGCACAGTGGAGAAAATGTTTACGCTGAAAATGATGACgaaatttaaagatttaaagatgacaaatgtTAGCCAGAAGAAAAAGACTGACATAGAGTTGACAAAAGCTCTCCAGGAATCAATCTCTAAGACACTAGAAAAGTGCCAAAACATAATGTCTGTTGAACATCAGGCTGAAAGAGCTCGCTGGTGTGAAATCCTGGTTGACGAGGACAGCGATGAATGCAAGAGTGCCCGGAACAATGTGGAACAAATAACCAAACATGTAACCAACATCTCTGATTTCAAGGACACACAACTGCCATTTCAAGGAAACATTTGGAAAGCGATCTCATGGATTGAAACAGAGTGCTGGAGAATGAGGAAAGCTGGCACCCAGAACCCTGAAGTCTACAAGAGgtctttgaaaacaaaacaaaaagagcttAAAAGGAAGCAGCAAAGATTTGAGATGACAGCTGCAGGGTTGAGCTTCCTTCATGGGGTGGTCACCTCAGAGGTTCAGCGCTGCTATTTCATGAAATGGCTGGAAATAGAATTGGACAATCTGTCCCGGCACCATCTGTCATCTCTGCAGGATCAATACAAAATGCTGCTCCAGGAGTCtccaataaaaactgaaaagatTGACAAAATTGACAAGCAAATTTCTGTTTGTTCTCTGCACCTTGAGCACTTTTTTCGTGAGTGTGGGCAGCTGTATGAGTGTGTGAGCTACCTGCCAGAATACAGCCGTCAGAGAAAGACCATTGAACAGCTCCCTGGACTGTATGCTCAGATGCTGCTGGATGGTTTCCCTCTTGAACTTGTTGATGGAGATGCAGCAAATATCCCCACGAAATGGATCCATGACGTACTTACTGAGCTGCATGACTTAATGCATTCCAACAGTAAGCTCAAAGTCATTACAGTGATCGGAGCTGAGAATGTAGGGAAATCAACTCTGCTCAACACAATATTTGGAGTCAGGTTTGCTGTTGGTAAAGCAACGTGCACCAAAGGGGCATTTATTCAGCTGCTAAATGTCAACGAAGACGTGAGGGATGAAGTCGGATGTGACTGCATCGTGCTCATCGACACCGAGGGACTTAAACCACAACAGATGGTTCAAGAGGATCACAGCCATGAACGTGACAAGGAGGTAGCGAGCCTCGGTGTGGCACTCAGTGACGTCACAATCGTCTGTGTTCCCGGGGACGACTCCAGCAAGAAGGATGTCTTAAAGATGGTGCTGCAGGCTTTCACGAGGTTGAAGGGCGTGGGCAACCGgccattttgtcattttgtacaTGTTAACATGTCTGTTgtagagaggaagaagaaagacaaagagctGGTAGAGCAACTTGATGAAATAATCAGTGAGGACGCAGCAATGAAAAAGGCCAACGTCATGAAGATCTCAGATGTGATGGAGTTTGACGCAGACAATTGCAGCTGGTACATTCCTCCACTTTGGCGTTGGTCTCCACCCATGGCTCCTGTCAGTGTTGACTACAGTGagactgttttttctttgaaaaaacGACTGATAGAGGACCTCACTAATTGCAAACAAAGAGGGGACTTGACACACTTTATCAGCAGGATAGAAAACTATTGGAAGtctgtgtga
- the cabp2a gene encoding calcium-binding protein 2a isoform X3: MTDVKNVSSMDVPEEKLVKKGSIKKKIESFRRWSSASIKRPPKQKTKTLSLSSPVENPEDLWLQEGDRRKLRPIVDSVFGQDRDLRPEEMEELREAFKEFDKDKDGFISCKDLGECMRTMGYMPTEMELIELSQQICGGRVDFEDFVELMGPKMLAETADMIGVKELRDAFKEFDSDGDGQISLGELREAMKKLMGEQLNHREIDEILRDVDLNGDGQVDFEEFVRMMSR, encoded by the exons ATGActgatgtgaaaaatgtgtcGTCCATGGACGTGCCAGAGGAGAAGTTAGTGAAGAAG GGATCTATCAAGAAGAAGATTGAATCGTTCAGGAGATGGAGTTCAGCCAGTATAAAGAGGCCTCCAAAGCAAAAGACCAAGACCCTGAGTCTGTCCTCCCCTGTGGAAAATCCTGAAGACCTTTGGCTCCAAGAGGGAGACAGAAGGAAGCTGCGACCCATCGTTGACTCTGTCTTTGGCCAG GACAGAGATCTGCGACCAGAGGAAATGGAAG AGCTGCGTGAGGCCTTCAAAGAGTTTGACAAAGACAAGGACGGCTTCATCAGCTGTAAGGACCTCGGCGAATGCATGAGGACGATGGGATACATGCCCACAGAGATGGAGCTCATCGAGCTCAGCCAGCAGATCT GTGGTGGCAGAGTGGACTTTGAGGACTTTGTGGAGCTGATGGGTCCAAAGATGCTTGCGGAAACTGCTGACATGATTGGAGTCAAAGAGCTGAGAGATGCCTTCAAAGAG tTTGATTCTGATGGAGATGGACAGATCAGCCTTGGGGAGCTGAGAGAAGCCATGAAGAAGTTAATGGGGGAGCAGCTCAACCACAGAGAGATTGACGAGATCCTGCGAGATGTGGACCTCAATGGGGACGGACAGGTGGACTTCGAAG AGTTTGTGCGAATGATGTCTCGCTGA
- the cabp2a gene encoding calcium-binding protein 2a isoform X1, protein MGNINKASKKNSKRTTSVKLTGSPALKGVSPIERSDAHLAGTMLGDLGDGGEVDTEEDDEDRNEREFNEPLVALVKNCNMLHNLVGPACVFLRQGFAQSQLDRDLRPEEMEELREAFKEFDKDKDGFISCKDLGECMRTMGYMPTEMELIELSQQICGGRVDFEDFVELMGPKMLAETADMIGVKELRDAFKEFDSDGDGQISLGELREAMKKLMGEQLNHREIDEILRDVDLNGDGQVDFEEFVRMMSR, encoded by the exons ATGGGAAACATCAACAAGGCTTCTAAAAAGAACAGTAAGAGGACGACG TCAGTGAAATTAACTGGTTCCCCCGCTCTAAAGGGGGTTTCACCTATAGAGAGAAGCGACGCCCATTTGGCTGGCACGATGCTGGGTGACCTGGGCGATGGTGGTGAGGTGGACACAGAGGAAGACGATGAAGACAGGAATGAGCGGGAATTCAATGAGCCACTGGTCGCTCTGGTTAAGAACTGCAACATGCTGCACAACTTAGTGGGGCCTGCTTGTGTCTTCCTTAGACAGGGCTTCGCACAAAGCCAGCTT GACAGAGATCTGCGACCAGAGGAAATGGAAG AGCTGCGTGAGGCCTTCAAAGAGTTTGACAAAGACAAGGACGGCTTCATCAGCTGTAAGGACCTCGGCGAATGCATGAGGACGATGGGATACATGCCCACAGAGATGGAGCTCATCGAGCTCAGCCAGCAGATCT GTGGTGGCAGAGTGGACTTTGAGGACTTTGTGGAGCTGATGGGTCCAAAGATGCTTGCGGAAACTGCTGACATGATTGGAGTCAAAGAGCTGAGAGATGCCTTCAAAGAG tTTGATTCTGATGGAGATGGACAGATCAGCCTTGGGGAGCTGAGAGAAGCCATGAAGAAGTTAATGGGGGAGCAGCTCAACCACAGAGAGATTGACGAGATCCTGCGAGATGTGGACCTCAATGGGGACGGACAGGTGGACTTCGAAG AGTTTGTGCGAATGATGTCTCGCTGA
- the cabp2a gene encoding calcium-binding protein 2a isoform X4, protein MLGDLGDGGEVDTEEDDEDRNEREFNEPLVALVKNCNMLHNLVGPACVFLRQGFAQSQLDRDLRPEEMEELREAFKEFDKDKDGFISCKDLGECMRTMGYMPTEMELIELSQQICGGRVDFEDFVELMGPKMLAETADMIGVKELRDAFKEFDSDGDGQISLGELREAMKKLMGEQLNHREIDEILRDVDLNGDGQVDFEEFVRMMSR, encoded by the exons ATGCTGGGTGACCTGGGCGATGGTGGTGAGGTGGACACAGAGGAAGACGATGAAGACAGGAATGAGCGGGAATTCAATGAGCCACTGGTCGCTCTGGTTAAGAACTGCAACATGCTGCACAACTTAGTGGGGCCTGCTTGTGTCTTCCTTAGACAGGGCTTCGCACAAAGCCAGCTT GACAGAGATCTGCGACCAGAGGAAATGGAAG AGCTGCGTGAGGCCTTCAAAGAGTTTGACAAAGACAAGGACGGCTTCATCAGCTGTAAGGACCTCGGCGAATGCATGAGGACGATGGGATACATGCCCACAGAGATGGAGCTCATCGAGCTCAGCCAGCAGATCT GTGGTGGCAGAGTGGACTTTGAGGACTTTGTGGAGCTGATGGGTCCAAAGATGCTTGCGGAAACTGCTGACATGATTGGAGTCAAAGAGCTGAGAGATGCCTTCAAAGAG tTTGATTCTGATGGAGATGGACAGATCAGCCTTGGGGAGCTGAGAGAAGCCATGAAGAAGTTAATGGGGGAGCAGCTCAACCACAGAGAGATTGACGAGATCCTGCGAGATGTGGACCTCAATGGGGACGGACAGGTGGACTTCGAAG AGTTTGTGCGAATGATGTCTCGCTGA
- the cabp2a gene encoding calcium-binding protein 2a isoform X2: protein MGNINKASKKNSKRTTGVSPIERSDAHLAGTMLGDLGDGGEVDTEEDDEDRNEREFNEPLVALVKNCNMLHNLVGPACVFLRQGFAQSQLDRDLRPEEMEELREAFKEFDKDKDGFISCKDLGECMRTMGYMPTEMELIELSQQICGGRVDFEDFVELMGPKMLAETADMIGVKELRDAFKEFDSDGDGQISLGELREAMKKLMGEQLNHREIDEILRDVDLNGDGQVDFEEFVRMMSR from the exons ATGGGAAACATCAACAAGGCTTCTAAAAAGAACAGTAAGAGGACGACG GGGGTTTCACCTATAGAGAGAAGCGACGCCCATTTGGCTGGCACGATGCTGGGTGACCTGGGCGATGGTGGTGAGGTGGACACAGAGGAAGACGATGAAGACAGGAATGAGCGGGAATTCAATGAGCCACTGGTCGCTCTGGTTAAGAACTGCAACATGCTGCACAACTTAGTGGGGCCTGCTTGTGTCTTCCTTAGACAGGGCTTCGCACAAAGCCAGCTT GACAGAGATCTGCGACCAGAGGAAATGGAAG AGCTGCGTGAGGCCTTCAAAGAGTTTGACAAAGACAAGGACGGCTTCATCAGCTGTAAGGACCTCGGCGAATGCATGAGGACGATGGGATACATGCCCACAGAGATGGAGCTCATCGAGCTCAGCCAGCAGATCT GTGGTGGCAGAGTGGACTTTGAGGACTTTGTGGAGCTGATGGGTCCAAAGATGCTTGCGGAAACTGCTGACATGATTGGAGTCAAAGAGCTGAGAGATGCCTTCAAAGAG tTTGATTCTGATGGAGATGGACAGATCAGCCTTGGGGAGCTGAGAGAAGCCATGAAGAAGTTAATGGGGGAGCAGCTCAACCACAGAGAGATTGACGAGATCCTGCGAGATGTGGACCTCAATGGGGACGGACAGGTGGACTTCGAAG AGTTTGTGCGAATGATGTCTCGCTGA